From the genome of Triticum aestivum cultivar Chinese Spring chromosome 3B, IWGSC CS RefSeq v2.1, whole genome shotgun sequence, one region includes:
- the LOC123070973 gene encoding WD repeat-containing protein 13: MADDSTATASASAPAPAPASPCPAPSRPTDPDFLSCVLQPPTPSSSTSRPDPDYAALRRLLLRRKSSSALNHRMEWRCNGKGYIAYRNFLLRRIDAASSSAHSTPSNSGRWFASPTTFSEADSWSSIRDLRSNSGKLSRTLSVSSKHSEPERHVRFAEPAYSFVGMHCIFDNCKASVTVLQFGRTNSDLLAYGSSDGSLTVCQVSEPPSVLQKLTGHSKDITDFDFSSNNQYIASCSMDKTVRVWEISKGTCIRVVYGVSSQLCICFHPVNNNLLLVGNANREINAINFSTGRVISKLTCDNAVTALDIDHTGQLIFAGDAQGYIYTISVNSHTGSLSRTHKNKSCKSKSSITTIQYRTFSLVARCPVLLSCAQDGNLYFFSIATNSHGYLTLICSLKLASPVQNIRASFCPLLSLEKGEFIVTGSGDSNVYFYDLARPKNSCVNKLQGHGSPVMGVAWNHGENLLASSDSDGTVIVWKRAKTN; encoded by the exons ATGGCGGACGACTCTACGgccaccgcctccgcctccgcccccgcccccgccccggcGTCGCCGTGCCCGGCCCCCTCCCGGCCCACGGACCCCGACTTCCTCAGCTGCGTCCTCCAGCCCCCGAccccctcctcctcaacctcccgCCCCGACCCCGActacgccgccctccgccgcctcctcctccgccgcaagTCCTCCTCCGCGCTCAACCACCGCATG GAGTGGCGGTGCAACGGCAAGGGCTACATCGCCTACCGGAACTTCCTCCTCCGCCGTATCGACGCCGCCTCAAGCAGCGCCCACAGCACGCCCAGCAACAG TGGGAGGTGGTTTGCTAGCCCTACTACATTTTCTGAAGCAGACAGCTGGAGTTCTATCAGG GACCTCAGAAGTAACAGCGGTAAGTTAAGCCGCACCTTGAGTGTCAGCTCAAAGCATAGTGAACCTGAGCGCCATGTCAGATTCGCCGAACCTGCATACTCGTTTGTTGGAATGCATTGCATCTTTGACAACTGCAAAGCATCAG TTACCGTATTGCAATTTGGCCGCACGAATTCAGATCTGCTTGCTTATGGTTCATCCGATGGCAGTTTGACGGTTTGCCAGGTTTCTGAGCCACCCTCTGTTCTTCAAAAATTAACAGGACATTCAAAAGATATCACAG ATTTTGATTTTTCATCTAATAACCAGTACATAGCTTCATGCTCCATGGATAAAACTGTGAGAGTGTGGGAGATCTCTAAAGGCACTTGTATCAGAGTCGTATATGGAGTTTCTTCCCAGCTATGCATCTGCTTTCATCCC GTGAACAATAATTTGCTGTTAGTTGGCAATGCAAACAGGGAAATCAAT GCAATTAATTTTAGTACTGGGAGAGTAATCAGCAAACTCACCTGTGACAATGCGGTTACAGCGTTGGATATCGACCACACTGGTCAGCTTATTTTTGCTGGTGATGCGCAG GGTTACATATACACTATTAGTGTGAACTCTCACACAGGGTCTTTATCTAGAACTCATAAGAACAAGAGTTGTAAGAGCAAATCTTCCATTACAACCATCCAGTACCGTACCTTCTCTCTCGTAGCACGTTGTCCAGTACTTCTCTCTTGTGCTCAAGATGGAAACCTGTATTTCTTCAG CATTGCAACAAATTCCCATGGATACTTGACTCTCATATGCTCTCTAAAATTGGCTTCACCAGTGCAGAATATCCGTGCTTCTTTCTGTCCACTTCTTTCCCTTGAGAAAGGGGAATTCATAG TTACTGGCAGCGGAGATTCGAATGTTTACTTCTATGATTTGGCTCGGCCAAAGAATTCATGTGTAAATAAACTGCAG GGACACGGCTCTCCAGTAATGGGAGTAGCCTGGAATCACGGGGAAAATTTGCTCGCCTCATCCGATTCAGACGGTACAGTTATTGTATGGAAACGAGCAAAAACTAATTAG